Proteins encoded in a region of the Candidatus Providencia siddallii genome:
- the glmU gene encoding bifunctional UDP-N-acetylglucosamine diphosphorylase/glucosamine-1-phosphate N-acetyltransferase GlmU: MISQKKSVVILAAGIGIRMRSKIPKVFHFLAGKPIIQYVIETAKSIVTSKIYLVHGLNGDFFKKKLKNETLNWILQKKQLGTGHAMQQVAQNFQDDEDIIILYGDVPLITKEILERLIKIKPNGGIGLLTVILDNPTGYGRIIRKNNNVISIIEQSDITEEYCNIKEVNTGIMVANGKDLKRWLKKINNNNFQKEYYLTDIINISYREGNKIMTIHPNNISETYGVNSKLDLTILERIYQKEQAEKLLLNGVMLIDPNRVEIRGKLTHGIDVTIDINVIIEGNVILGNNVYIQLGCILKNCIIGDNTIIKPYTIIDSSELSEECVVGPFAQLRPGTKLAAKSYIGNFVEIKNSSLGLSSKIGHLSYIGDAQIGNNVNIGAGTITCNFDGVNKHKTIIGDNVFIGSDSQLIAPISISKGATIGAGTTVVCDVNNPELILSRTKQIHIKNWRRPIKKK, encoded by the coding sequence ATGATTTCACAAAAAAAAAGCGTTGTTATTTTAGCCGCAGGTATCGGTATAAGAATGCGTTCAAAAATACCAAAAGTATTTCATTTTTTAGCTGGAAAACCAATCATTCAATATGTTATTGAAACTGCTAAATCTATAGTTACATCAAAAATTTATTTAGTACATGGACTTAATGGAGATTTTTTTAAGAAAAAATTAAAAAATGAAACTTTAAATTGGATTTTACAAAAAAAACAACTTGGAACAGGGCATGCTATGCAACAAGTTGCTCAAAATTTTCAAGATGATGAAGATATAATCATATTATATGGTGATGTTCCTTTAATTACAAAAGAAATTTTAGAGCGTTTGATTAAAATAAAACCTAATGGTGGTATAGGTTTATTAACTGTTATATTAGATAATCCTACTGGTTATGGTAGAATTATTAGAAAAAACAATAATGTTATTAGTATAATAGAACAATCAGACATAACAGAAGAATATTGTAATATAAAAGAAGTTAATACAGGAATCATGGTTGCTAATGGAAAAGATTTAAAACGTTGGTTAAAAAAAATAAACAACAATAATTTTCAAAAAGAATATTATCTTACTGATATAATAAATATATCTTATAGAGAAGGTAATAAAATAATGACTATTCATCCTAATAATATTAGTGAAACTTACGGAGTAAATAGCAAATTAGATCTTACTATATTAGAACGTATTTATCAAAAAGAACAAGCTGAAAAATTATTATTAAATGGGGTTATGTTAATTGATCCTAATCGAGTAGAAATCCGTGGTAAATTAACACATGGAATAGATGTTACTATTGATATTAATGTTATTATAGAAGGTAATGTTATTTTAGGAAATAATGTTTATATTCAACTCGGGTGCATTTTAAAAAATTGTATTATTGGTGATAATACAATAATAAAACCATATACAATAATAGATTCTTCTGAATTATCTGAAGAATGTGTTGTAGGTCCTTTTGCACAGTTACGTCCTGGTACTAAATTAGCTGCTAAATCATATATTGGGAATTTTGTTGAAATAAAAAATTCTTCACTTGGTTTATCTTCAAAAATAGGACATTTAAGTTATATAGGAGATGCACAAATTGGTAACAATGTAAATATAGGAGCAGGTACAATAACTTGTAATTTTGATGGGGTGAATAAACATAAAACTATAATAGGTGATAATGTATTTATTGGATCAGATAGTCAATTAATTGCTCCAATTTCAATTTCAAAAGGAGCAACAATTGGTGCTGGTACAACTGTTGTTTGTGATGTAAATAATCCAGAATTAATTTTAAGTAGAACAAAACAAATACATATAAAAAATTGGAGACGTCCAATTAAAAAAAAATAA
- the tadA gene encoding tRNA adenosine(34) deaminase TadA has product MTQIKIDKYWMKKAIKLALKAKNLGEIPVGAILIKNNQLISTGLNRSIIDHNPIAHAEMLVLQQAGKILKNYRLTNTTLYVTLEPCIMCMSAIIHSRINRLVYGTKNNKTNFYNSLIKFKKYINIENCNINIVSGVLEKDCTLILKTFFKTLRKKNIKNIK; this is encoded by the coding sequence ATGACACAAATAAAAATTGATAAATATTGAATGAAAAAAGCAATAAAACTTGCTTTAAAAGCAAAAAATTTAGGTGAAATACCTGTAGGTGCAATTTTAATAAAAAATAATCAATTAATTTCAACAGGATTAAATAGATCTATTATCGATCATAACCCTATAGCACACGCAGAAATGCTTGTTTTACAACAAGCAGGTAAAATTTTAAAAAATTATCGTTTAACAAATACTACTCTTTATGTTACATTAGAACCTTGTATAATGTGCATGAGCGCAATTATTCATAGTCGTATTAACAGATTAGTATATGGTACAAAAAACAATAAAACAAATTTTTATAATTCATTAATTAAATTTAAAAAATATATTAATATAGAAAATTGTAATATAAATATTGTAAGTGGGGTTTTAGAAAAAGATTGTACTTTAATATTAAAAACTTTTTTTAAAACATTAAGAAAAAAAAATATTAAAAACATAAAATAA
- the purL gene encoding phosphoribosylformylglycinamidine synthase, with product MQILYGPKALSDFRINNLLSIFIKKNIHIKNIYTKYIYFIDLLSPLTSNEKNKLNELLKYDFNLKKQKIIEKLIIVVPRLGTISSWSSKATNIAYNCNLLKINRIERGIAYYIKATSLSSSELNYIKIILHNKMTENIFTSFEEIKLMFKKHKPLPMKTINVINNGRVELENINKKIRLGYSEDEITYLLNVFLKLQRNPTDVELYSFAQINSEHCRHKIFNANWIINKKKQTKSLFDMIKNTFKNTPDHVLSAYKDNAAIIKGYLVDRFFPKQNKSYCYHKINTHTVIKVETHNHPTAIAPWQGAATGSGGEIRDEGSTGRGAKPKVGFVGFSVSNLHIPDFKQPWEEFFGKPKHIASALDILINGSLGSATFNNEFGRPTLLGYFRTYEENVNIYNKKELKGYHKPIMLAGGIGNICHKHIKKEKIPIGTKIIVIGGSSMNIGVGGGTASSSISSELNKDLDFKSVQRENAEMERRCQEVINKCWQLNENNPILFIHDVGAGGLSNAIFELVNESGYGGYFELRKIPNDEPQMTPLELWCNESQERYILAIKQKQLTLFESICLRERTPFSIIGKIIKQPNFILNDSYFKNKPINLPVKTFLNNTPKTLKNVKTFNKNLQKLNKTIINLEDAIKRILRFPAVAEKTFLITIGDRSITGMVSRDQMVGPWQIPISNCAVTTTSFNDYYGESISIGEKAPISLINFSSSANMAVGEALTNLSCSYVKDLKHIKLSANWMVATNHKGEDAGLYEAVKSITTLCSKLNLAIIVGKDSLSMKTCWKKNNKKNIMTSPLSVVISAFGRVEDVRLTVTPELTKNYNNILLLIDLGKNNNALGGTALAQVYRQLGDRSADIRDVNLLINFFKVIQKLIFKQKILAYHDRSDGGLFVTLIEMAFAGHCGVNININSLNDDILSVLFNEELGVVIQIRNEDKKYVEKCIFNAGLSNYTHYLGTATYNDEIIINKNNKIIYKNSRTILRKWWGETTWQIQRIRDNCICADQEYKSKQDKHDPGLNVHLLFNIEENIAAPFILSKIRPKVAILREQGINSHTEMAAAFYNAGFDAVDVHMTDLLNDNILLDDFKVLVACGGFSYGDTLGAGNGWAKTILLNNKVRDKFSSYFNKSDTLSLGVCNGCQMMSNLRELIPGTNYWPYFTRNKSERFEARFSLVEIQKSPSIFLKDMEGSRIPIVVSHAEGRVDIHSIEQLQQLEFHNLVTMRFVNNYGKITEQYPANPNGSVNGITSVTSIDGRSTIMMPHPERVFRTINNSWHPKNWGEHSPWMRIFHNARKQIN from the coding sequence ATGCAAATTTTATATGGACCAAAAGCTTTATCAGATTTTCGTATTAATAATTTATTATCTATTTTTATAAAAAAAAATATTCATATAAAAAATATCTATACAAAATATATCTATTTTATTGATTTATTATCACCATTAACCTCTAATGAAAAAAACAAATTAAATGAATTATTAAAATATGATTTTAACTTAAAAAAACAAAAAATAATTGAAAAACTAATAATAGTTGTTCCTAGATTAGGAACTATTTCATCATGGTCATCAAAAGCAACAAATATTGCTTATAATTGCAATCTTTTAAAAATTAACCGTATTGAACGTGGTATAGCATATTATATAAAAGCAACATCATTATCATCTTCAGAATTAAATTATATAAAAATAATTTTACATAACAAAATGACAGAAAATATTTTTACTTCTTTTGAAGAAATAAAATTAATGTTCAAAAAACATAAACCACTACCAATGAAAACAATAAATGTTATTAATAATGGCCGTGTTGAATTAGAAAATATTAATAAAAAAATAAGATTAGGATATTCAGAAGATGAAATAACATATTTATTAAACGTTTTTTTAAAACTACAACGAAACCCAACAGATGTTGAATTATATTCTTTTGCTCAAATAAATTCAGAACACTGTCGTCATAAAATTTTCAATGCAAATTGGATTATTAATAAAAAAAAACAAACAAAATCATTGTTTGATATGATTAAAAATACATTTAAAAATACTCCTGATCATGTATTATCTGCATACAAAGATAATGCAGCAATAATAAAAGGTTACTTAGTTGATCGTTTTTTTCCAAAACAAAATAAAAGTTATTGTTATCATAAAATAAATACACATACTGTAATAAAAGTAGAAACTCATAATCACCCAACAGCAATTGCTCCTTGGCAAGGAGCTGCAACAGGTTCAGGCGGTGAAATTCGTGATGAAGGATCAACTGGTCGTGGAGCAAAACCAAAAGTAGGTTTTGTTGGTTTTTCAGTATCTAATTTACATATTCCAGATTTTAAACAACCTTGAGAAGAATTTTTTGGTAAACCAAAACATATTGCTAGTGCACTTGACATTTTAATAAATGGTTCTCTAGGAAGTGCAACATTTAATAATGAATTTGGACGTCCTACCTTATTAGGATATTTTCGTACATATGAAGAAAACGTCAATATTTATAATAAAAAAGAATTAAAAGGTTATCATAAACCAATAATGTTAGCTGGCGGTATAGGAAATATTTGTCATAAACATATAAAAAAAGAAAAAATACCTATAGGTACAAAAATAATCGTGATTGGCGGATCATCAATGAATATAGGAGTAGGAGGAGGAACAGCATCTTCATCTATATCAAGTGAATTAAATAAAGATTTAGATTTTAAATCTGTACAAAGAGAAAATGCTGAAATGGAAAGAAGATGCCAAGAAGTTATAAATAAATGCTGGCAATTAAACGAAAATAATCCAATTTTATTTATTCATGATGTTGGAGCAGGTGGTTTATCTAATGCAATCTTTGAATTAGTTAATGAATCTGGATATGGTGGTTATTTTGAATTACGAAAAATTCCTAATGATGAACCACAAATGACTCCATTAGAATTATGGTGTAATGAATCACAAGAACGATATATTTTAGCAATTAAACAAAAACAACTTACTTTATTTGAATCTATATGTTTACGTGAACGAACACCATTTTCAATAATAGGAAAAATAATAAAACAACCTAATTTTATTTTAAATGATTCATATTTTAAAAACAAACCAATTAACTTACCTGTAAAAACTTTTTTAAATAATACACCAAAAACACTTAAAAATGTAAAAACATTTAATAAAAATCTTCAAAAATTAAACAAAACAATTATAAATTTAGAAGATGCAATCAAACGAATTTTAAGATTTCCAGCTGTAGCTGAAAAAACATTTTTGATAACAATAGGTGATAGAAGTATAACAGGAATGGTTTCTCGTGATCAAATGGTAGGACCATGGCAAATACCAATTTCAAACTGTGCTGTAACAACTACTAGTTTTAATGATTATTATGGTGAATCAATATCAATTGGCGAAAAAGCTCCTATTTCATTAATAAATTTTAGCTCATCTGCAAACATGGCAGTAGGAGAAGCATTAACTAATTTATCCTGTTCATATGTGAAAGATTTAAAACATATTAAACTATCAGCAAATTGGATGGTTGCAACAAATCACAAAGGAGAAGATGCTGGGTTATATGAAGCTGTAAAATCTATTACTACATTATGTTCTAAATTAAATCTTGCAATTATAGTAGGAAAAGATTCACTGTCAATGAAAACATGTTGGAAAAAAAATAATAAAAAAAACATAATGACATCACCATTATCTGTTGTAATTAGCGCATTTGGTCGTGTAGAAGATGTACGATTAACTGTTACACCTGAATTAACAAAAAATTACAATAATATATTACTTTTAATTGATTTAGGAAAAAATAATAATGCTTTAGGTGGAACTGCATTAGCTCAAGTTTACAGACAACTTGGAGATAGATCAGCAGATATACGTGATGTTAATTTATTAATTAATTTTTTTAAAGTAATACAAAAATTAATTTTTAAACAAAAAATACTAGCATATCATGATCGTTCAGATGGAGGATTATTTGTTACATTAATAGAAATGGCATTTGCAGGTCATTGTGGAGTCAATATAAATATAAATTCATTAAATGACGATATATTATCAGTTTTATTTAATGAAGAACTTGGTGTTGTAATACAAATTCGCAATGAAGATAAAAAATATGTTGAAAAATGCATATTTAACGCAGGACTAAGTAATTACACTCATTATTTAGGTACTGCAACATATAATGATGAAATAATAATAAACAAAAATAATAAAATAATTTATAAAAATTCTCGTACCATATTAAGAAAATGGTGGGGTGAAACAACATGGCAAATACAACGTATACGAGATAACTGTATATGTGCAGATCAAGAATATAAATCAAAACAAGATAAACATGATCCAGGATTAAACGTTCATTTATTATTTAATATAGAAGAAAACATTGCAGCTCCTTTTATTTTATCAAAAATTCGTCCAAAAGTAGCAATATTACGAGAACAAGGTATTAATTCTCATACTGAAATGGCAGCAGCATTTTACAATGCAGGTTTTGATGCTGTCGATGTACATATGACTGATCTATTAAATGATAATATATTGCTCGATGATTTTAAAGTTCTTGTAGCTTGTGGTGGTTTTTCTTATGGAGATACATTAGGTGCAGGTAATGGATGGGCAAAAACAATTTTATTAAATAATAAAGTACGTGATAAATTTTCATCTTATTTTAATAAATCAGATACATTATCTTTAGGAGTTTGTAATGGATGTCAAATGATGTCTAATTTACGAGAGCTTATTCCTGGTACTAATTACTGGCCATATTTTACACGAAATAAATCAGAACGTTTTGAAGCAAGATTTAGTTTAGTAGAAATCCAAAAAAGCCCATCTATTTTTTTAAAAGATATGGAAGGATCACGTATACCGATTGTTGTTTCACATGCTGAAGGAAGAGTAGATATACATTCTATAGAACAATTACAACAACTAGAATTTCATAATCTTGTTACAATGCGTTTTGTAAATAATTATGGTAAAATCACTGAACAATACCCAGCTAACCCAAACGGATCAGTTAATGGAATTACATCAGTAACATCAATAGACGGACGATCAACAATTATGATGCCACATCCAGAACGAGTTTTTCGTACTATAAATAATTCTTGGCATCCAAAAAATTGGGGTGAACATAGTCCATGAATGCGTATTTTTCATAATGCTAGAAAACAAATAAATTAA
- the glyA gene encoding serine hydroxymethyltransferase, which translates to MLYNKDKNLNYDLELWNIIKNEEQRQEECIELIASENYASLEVMKAQGSKLTNKYAEGYPNNRYYNGCEYVDLIEQLAIDRAKKLFNADYANVQPHSGSQANAAVYLALLKPGDTILGMNLTCGGHLTHGSPMNFSGKLYNIISYGLNENNEIDYNDIFYKTKKYKPKMIVSGFSSYSCIINWKKMREIADNVNAFLLADIAHVAGLVVTGLYPNPIQYAHIVTTTTHKTLCGPRGGMILAKGQDKEIYKKIDSAVFPGIQGGPLLHVIAAKAISFREAIEPKFKSYQIQVINNAKNMVKIFQQHSYKIISNKTENHLFLINLINKKITGKEAGNLLCKANIIVNKNCIPNDQKNPYITSGIRIGTPAITRRGFKEKETTELTKFICDILDNPNNKKIINDIKEKVAVLCKKYPVYKN; encoded by the coding sequence ATGCTATATAACAAAGATAAAAATTTAAATTACGATTTAGAATTATGGAATATCATAAAAAATGAAGAACAACGTCAAGAAGAATGTATTGAATTAATTGCATCTGAAAACTATGCAAGCTTAGAAGTCATGAAAGCTCAAGGATCTAAATTAACAAACAAATATGCTGAAGGCTATCCAAATAATCGTTATTACAATGGATGTGAATATGTTGATTTAATTGAACAACTTGCTATAGATAGAGCCAAAAAATTATTTAATGCAGATTATGCAAATGTTCAACCTCATTCAGGATCACAAGCTAATGCTGCAGTTTATTTGGCATTATTAAAACCAGGTGATACAATATTAGGAATGAATTTAACATGTGGAGGACATTTAACACATGGTTCACCAATGAATTTTTCTGGTAAATTATATAATATAATTTCGTATGGTTTAAATGAAAATAATGAGATAGATTATAATGATATTTTTTATAAAACAAAAAAATATAAACCTAAAATGATTGTTAGTGGTTTTTCTTCGTATTCATGTATAATTAATTGGAAAAAAATGCGTGAAATTGCAGATAATGTAAATGCTTTTTTATTAGCAGATATAGCTCATGTAGCTGGTTTAGTTGTTACTGGTTTATATCCAAATCCTATTCAATATGCACATATTGTAACAACAACAACACATAAAACCTTATGTGGACCACGTGGAGGTATGATTTTAGCAAAAGGACAAGATAAAGAAATATATAAAAAAATCGATTCAGCAGTTTTTCCAGGAATACAAGGCGGACCTTTATTACATGTTATTGCAGCTAAAGCGATTTCTTTTAGAGAAGCAATTGAACCAAAATTTAAAAGTTATCAAATACAAGTTATTAATAATGCAAAAAATATGGTAAAAATTTTTCAACAACATTCTTATAAAATTATTTCAAATAAAACTGAAAATCATTTATTTTTAATAAATTTAATAAATAAAAAAATTACTGGTAAAGAAGCTGGAAATTTATTATGTAAAGCAAACATTATAGTTAATAAAAATTGTATACCAAATGATCAAAAAAATCCATATATTACTTCAGGTATACGTATAGGTACTCCAGCAATTACTCGTCGTGGCTTTAAAGAAAAAGAAACGACAGAATTAACTAAATTCATATGTGATATATTAGATAATCCTAATAATAAAAAAATTATTAATGATATAAAGGAAAAAGTAGCAGTATTGTGTAAAAAATATCCTGTATATAAAAATTAA
- a CDS encoding NAD+ synthase, with product MNRTLSISIAQLNLLVGDIKGNSERILKIVKKYDKYSDIIIFSELSLTGYPPEDLIFRSDFKKDCLIQLKRIQKASKHTAIILGHPWYEKNKIFNALSFFYKEKLISRYFKQSLPNYGVFDELRYFTSVHKNCIVKFKNYRLGLLICEDIWNNKIINSIKNAGAEMLLTINASPFEIHKQKIRNNLLFYHCKKFNIPIIYLNQVGAQDELIFDGNSIILANKGKQIYQLNEFKEQIATVYFKNLTLINKNKKNKKTSYIEQTYKALVMSTYDYINKNNFNGAILGLSGGIDSSLTVTIAVDAIGKERVQAIMMPFRYTRKISILNAKIQAKLLGIKINIININSIFDEFIKLIKPIIKDIKYTVVEENIQARCRAIILMAISNKYNKLVLTTSNKSESAVGYSTLYGDLAGGFNILKDISKTLVFKLAKYRNTISTIIPKNIINRAPSAELAPRQLDQDTLPPYSVLDKILKEYIENNLSKNELIKLGFNKKIVYKIIDLIDNNEYKRRQSPIGPKITVRNFGKDRRYPITSGFKNKII from the coding sequence ATGAATCGAACATTAAGTATATCAATAGCACAATTAAATTTATTAGTTGGCGATATCAAAGGAAATTCTGAACGTATTTTAAAAATTGTAAAAAAATATGATAAATATTCAGATATTATTATATTTTCAGAGTTATCATTAACTGGATACCCCCCAGAAGATCTAATATTTCGTTCAGACTTTAAAAAAGACTGCTTAATTCAATTAAAACGAATACAGAAAGCTAGTAAACATACTGCAATTATTTTAGGTCATCCATGGTATGAAAAAAATAAAATTTTTAATGCATTGTCATTTTTTTACAAGGAAAAATTAATTTCTAGATATTTTAAACAGTCATTACCAAATTATGGTGTTTTTGACGAATTGCGTTATTTTACATCAGTACATAAAAATTGTATAGTTAAATTTAAAAATTATCGTTTAGGATTATTAATTTGTGAAGATATTTGGAATAATAAAATTATTAATTCAATAAAAAATGCTGGAGCAGAGATGTTATTAACAATCAATGCATCTCCTTTTGAAATACATAAACAAAAAATTCGTAATAATTTATTATTTTATCATTGTAAAAAATTTAATATTCCAATTATATATCTCAATCAAGTTGGAGCACAAGATGAATTAATATTTGATGGTAACTCAATAATATTAGCAAATAAAGGAAAACAAATTTATCAGTTAAATGAATTTAAAGAACAAATAGCCACAGTTTATTTTAAAAATTTAACATTAATAAATAAAAATAAAAAAAATAAAAAAACATCATACATTGAACAAACTTACAAAGCTTTAGTTATGTCAACTTATGATTATATTAATAAAAATAATTTTAACGGAGCAATTTTAGGTTTATCAGGTGGAATAGATTCGAGTTTAACAGTTACAATTGCCGTAGATGCAATTGGAAAAGAACGAGTACAAGCTATAATGATGCCTTTTCGTTATACTAGAAAAATTAGCATTTTAAATGCAAAAATACAAGCTAAATTATTAGGAATTAAAATTAATATTATAAATATAAATTCAATATTTGATGAATTTATAAAATTAATAAAACCAATAATTAAAGATATAAAATATACTGTTGTAGAAGAAAATATACAAGCACGTTGTCGCGCAATTATATTAATGGCTATATCAAACAAATATAATAAATTAGTATTAACTACAAGCAACAAAAGTGAATCTGCTGTCGGTTATTCTACTTTATACGGTGATTTAGCAGGTGGTTTTAATATATTAAAAGATATATCAAAAACATTAGTTTTTAAATTAGCTAAATATCGTAACACAATATCTACAATTATACCAAAAAACATAATTAATAGAGCACCATCAGCAGAATTAGCTCCTAGACAATTAGATCAAGACACATTACCACCATATAGTGTTTTAGATAAAATATTAAAAGAATATATAGAAAACAACTTATCTAAAAATGAATTAATAAAACTTGGTTTTAACAAAAAAATAGTTTATAAAATTATAGATTTAATTGATAATAATGAATATAAACGACGTCAATCACCAATAGGTCCTAAAATTACCGTACGAAATTTTGGTAAAGATAGAAGATACCCAATTACTTCAGGTTTTAAGAACAAAATAATATAA
- the glmS gene encoding glutamine--fructose-6-phosphate transaminase (isomerizing), with the protein MCGIIGAVAQRDIAEILIEGLRRLEYRGYDSSGMAVIDNNGSLKRLREVGKVQILAEKVKEKYIPGGTGIAHTRWATHGVPCKRNAHPHISDHIAIVHNGIIENYLEIKSELKQLGYIFNSDTDTEVIAHLTNYEFKKCNNLIIVIQRVINKLRGVYSAVIMSSKFSELLIAVCSGNSLVIGLGVGENFLSSDQLALLPVTRRFIYLKDGDIAKVTRRSVQIFDKNGEIVTRKYIESNINFDIFNKGIYRHYMQKEIYEQPIAIKKAFEGRFNKDGLIDFTEDLGIKAIQILYQVEHIQIVACGTSYNAGMIASYWFESFSNIPCNVEIASEYRYRKHAYRKNSLIITISQSGETADTLAALRLSNTLKYLTSLTICNVSESSLVRESRFSLITKAGIEIGVASTKAFTTQLTVLLMLVAYIGRLKGNKICIEKRIINALYRLPSYIDWMLLQDKVIEKLAEDFLDKEHSLFLGRGVQFPVAIEGALKLKEVSYIHAEAYAAGELKHGPLALINSNIPIIVIAPSNKLLEKLKSNIEEVKARGGLLYIFTDKNSGFVSSENMKVIYLPYIEECISPIFYIIPLQLLSYHVALLKGTDVDQPRNLAKSVTVE; encoded by the coding sequence ATGTGTGGAATTATTGGTGCAGTTGCACAACGTGATATTGCAGAAATCTTAATAGAAGGACTTAGACGTTTAGAATATCGTGGTTATGATTCGTCTGGTATGGCAGTTATTGATAATAATGGTTCTTTAAAAAGATTACGTGAAGTAGGAAAAGTTCAAATACTTGCAGAAAAAGTAAAAGAAAAATATATTCCAGGTGGGACTGGAATAGCTCATACAAGATGGGCTACACATGGCGTTCCATGTAAACGCAATGCACATCCTCATATATCAGATCATATAGCAATAGTACATAATGGTATAATTGAAAATTATTTAGAAATAAAATCTGAACTTAAACAATTAGGATATATTTTCAATTCTGACACGGATACAGAAGTTATTGCTCATCTTACTAATTATGAATTTAAAAAATGTAATAATTTAATTATCGTTATTCAACGTGTAATTAATAAATTACGCGGTGTTTATAGTGCAGTTATTATGAGTAGTAAATTTTCAGAATTGTTAATTGCTGTTTGTTCTGGTAATTCATTAGTTATTGGTTTAGGTGTTGGTGAAAATTTTTTATCATCAGATCAATTAGCATTATTACCTGTAACAAGACGTTTTATATATCTTAAAGATGGAGATATTGCAAAAGTTACTCGTCGTTCTGTACAAATTTTTGATAAAAATGGAGAAATTGTAACACGAAAATATATAGAATCAAATATTAATTTTGATATTTTTAACAAAGGTATTTATAGACATTATATGCAAAAAGAAATATATGAACAACCTATAGCTATAAAGAAAGCTTTTGAAGGACGTTTTAATAAAGATGGTTTAATTGATTTTACAGAAGATTTAGGTATAAAAGCAATACAAATTTTATATCAAGTTGAACATATACAAATTGTAGCATGTGGCACTTCTTATAATGCAGGAATGATAGCAAGTTATTGGTTTGAATCATTCTCTAATATTCCTTGTAATGTAGAAATTGCTTCTGAATATCGTTATCGTAAACATGCATATCGTAAAAATAGTTTGATAATTACTATTTCCCAATCTGGTGAAACCGCAGATACATTAGCTGCTTTACGTTTGTCTAATACATTAAAATATTTAACTTCTTTAACAATATGTAATGTTTCAGAATCTTCTTTAGTTCGTGAATCTAGATTTTCGTTAATAACAAAAGCTGGTATTGAAATTGGTGTTGCATCTACAAAAGCATTTACTACACAATTAACTGTATTATTAATGTTAGTTGCTTATATTGGACGTTTAAAAGGAAATAAAATATGTATTGAAAAACGTATAATTAATGCACTTTATAGATTACCATCTTATATTGATTGGATGTTATTACAAGATAAAGTAATTGAAAAATTAGCAGAAGATTTTTTAGATAAAGAACATTCTTTGTTTTTAGGTAGAGGAGTTCAATTTCCTGTTGCTATTGAAGGAGCTTTAAAATTAAAAGAAGTTTCATATATTCACGCAGAAGCATATGCTGCTGGAGAATTAAAACATGGTCCATTAGCTTTAATAAATTCTAATATACCAATAATAGTTATTGCTCCTAGTAATAAATTATTAGAAAAACTAAAATCTAATATAGAAGAAGTTAAGGCTCGAGGGGGGTTATTATATATTTTTACTGATAAAAATTCAGGCTTTGTTTCAAGTGAAAATATGAAAGTTATTTATTTACCATATATTGAAGAGTGTATATCACCTATTTTTTATATAATTCCATTACAATTATTATCATATCATGTTGCTTTATTAAAAGGAACAGATGTTGATCAACCTAGAAATCTTGCAAAATCTGTAACAGTTGAATAA